The following proteins come from a genomic window of Blastococcus sp. HT6-30:
- a CDS encoding flagellar hook capping FlgD N-terminal domain-containing protein — MPDAVSGATSAAATYSATGTVDRGDQMGKDTFLKLLVAQMKYQDPGNPADTNQLMAQTATFSQVEKLEEIAKQNASMLALQRSSSAGAMVGQTVTYTDSTGVSKTGVVSSVRLATDRAEAEATIGGVAVPVGRITDVGTR, encoded by the coding sequence ATGCCGGACGCAGTGAGCGGGGCCACCAGCGCCGCCGCGACCTACTCGGCCACGGGCACCGTGGACCGGGGGGACCAGATGGGCAAGGACACCTTCCTCAAGCTGCTGGTCGCCCAGATGAAGTACCAGGACCCGGGCAACCCGGCTGACACCAACCAGCTGATGGCCCAGACGGCGACGTTCAGCCAGGTGGAGAAGCTCGAGGAGATCGCCAAGCAGAACGCCTCGATGCTGGCGCTCCAGCGCTCCAGCAGCGCGGGCGCGATGGTCGGCCAGACCGTCACCTACACCGACTCGACGGGCGTCTCGAAGACCGGCGTCGTCAGCTCCGTCCGCCTGGCCACCGACAGGGCCGAGGCGGAGGCCACGATCGGCGGCGTCGCCGTGCCCGTCGGCCGGATCACCGACGTCGGCACCCGCTGA
- a CDS encoding flagellar hook-length control protein FliK — MTTTAPAARAASTTSSGGSTDSAAPFASALDGALAGGRGGLRDATAGGGRQSSGGPAAGEDGELPEEGTIPVVDTAAAGVAAALWALALATTATPAAGGPVSAEPATAALPGVLPAGAVPAGPVPPVLAAEAAAAVEAVPAPATGALGAAAGDVPTPAGAPATGTTAAVPPPVVTVAAATATPAGTEETAGPQPAGAGTPAGAPVPVPPAGSTPPGSGGPGDGEPRQDAPFTSVPGTQTTAETAPGPAAPVTSPVGTVPAPVTASAAAAAADAAPATGAGASLPVSGQVARQVAMLSGAGDGSHTMTLVLTPENLGPVEVKVTVNQGSLDLTLRGAHELGRAALLDALPELRRDLESAGLSPSRVEVDPDAGGSWLARHAAEQQAQQGSGDRGSAQDGSGERFRSGGRTADSGEGRPNQPRARSTSSGVDVLA; from the coding sequence GTGACCACCACCGCCCCGGCCGCGCGCGCCGCGTCGACGACGTCGTCCGGCGGGTCCACCGACAGCGCGGCGCCCTTCGCGTCGGCCCTGGACGGCGCCCTGGCCGGTGGCCGGGGCGGGCTCCGCGACGCCACGGCCGGCGGCGGCCGGCAGTCCTCCGGCGGGCCGGCGGCGGGTGAGGACGGCGAGCTCCCGGAGGAGGGGACGATCCCCGTCGTCGACACCGCCGCGGCCGGCGTGGCCGCCGCGCTGTGGGCGCTGGCCCTGGCCACGACCGCCACCCCGGCGGCCGGCGGACCGGTCTCCGCGGAGCCGGCGACCGCCGCGCTGCCCGGTGTCCTCCCGGCGGGGGCTGTGCCGGCCGGGCCGGTCCCCCCGGTGCTCGCGGCCGAGGCAGCAGCGGCCGTCGAGGCCGTGCCCGCCCCAGCGACCGGCGCGCTCGGCGCGGCAGCGGGCGACGTACCGACTCCCGCCGGCGCGCCGGCCACCGGGACGACGGCCGCGGTGCCGCCGCCCGTGGTCACCGTCGCCGCCGCGACCGCGACCCCGGCCGGCACCGAAGAGACCGCCGGTCCGCAGCCGGCGGGTGCGGGCACGCCCGCCGGCGCGCCGGTTCCGGTCCCCCCTGCGGGGTCCACGCCGCCGGGGTCCGGCGGACCCGGTGACGGCGAGCCGCGCCAGGACGCCCCATTCACGTCCGTGCCGGGGACGCAGACCACCGCGGAGACGGCCCCTGGGCCGGCGGCACCGGTCACGTCCCCGGTCGGCACCGTTCCGGCGCCCGTCACGGCGTCCGCCGCTGCGGCTGCGGCGGACGCCGCCCCGGCCACCGGGGCGGGCGCCTCGCTCCCGGTGTCCGGCCAGGTCGCCCGGCAGGTGGCGATGCTCAGCGGAGCCGGCGACGGCTCGCACACGATGACGCTGGTGCTCACCCCCGAGAACCTCGGCCCGGTCGAGGTCAAGGTGACCGTCAACCAGGGCAGCCTCGACCTCACCCTGCGCGGTGCCCACGAGCTGGGCCGCGCCGCGCTCCTGGACGCCCTCCCCGAGCTCCGCCGCGACCTGGAGTCCGCCGGTCTGAGCCCGTCGCGGGTCGAGGTCGACCCGGACGCCGGCGGCTCCTGGCTGGCCCGGCACGCCGCGGAGCAGCAGGCGCAGCAGGGGTCCGGCGACCGTGGTTCCGCGCAGGACGGGAGCGGCGAGCGCTTCCGGTCCGGGGGGCGGACTGCCGATAGCGGAGAGGGGCGACCGAACCAGCCCCGCGCCCGATCCACGTCGTCCGGCGTGGACGTGCTCGCCTGA
- a CDS encoding transglycosylase SLT domain-containing protein, whose translation MDGVSAVQARIFEIQARFRPAATTASAAAWASAAGAAGLTGTSSVSTWPAAAGTASESAVVAQAQKYLGVPYLWGGTDPSKGLDCSGFTQRVFGDLGIELPRTSSQQATTGKAVASLAAARPGDLVFFDNSSSRAGIDHVGIYLGNGQMIAAPQAGETVKVQAVGTPTVIRRVLAEPTGATAAPAGGGTLAGVPYADLFTRAASKHGIDAPLLAAVAQQESGFNSSAVSPAGAQGLMQFMPATARGLGVDPLDPASAIDGAATYLSSLTRQFGSTELALAAYNSGPGTVSRYGGIPPYPETENYVRSVMSKAEAYR comes from the coding sequence ATGGACGGAGTGAGTGCGGTCCAGGCCCGGATCTTCGAGATCCAGGCCCGGTTCCGGCCGGCCGCCACCACCGCGTCGGCCGCGGCCTGGGCGTCGGCCGCCGGCGCCGCCGGCCTGACCGGCACCTCGTCGGTCAGCACCTGGCCGGCCGCAGCGGGCACCGCATCGGAGAGCGCCGTGGTCGCCCAGGCCCAGAAGTACCTCGGCGTCCCGTACCTGTGGGGCGGCACCGACCCGAGCAAGGGGCTGGACTGCTCCGGCTTCACCCAGCGGGTCTTCGGCGACCTGGGCATCGAGCTGCCGCGGACCTCCTCCCAGCAGGCGACCACCGGCAAGGCCGTCGCCTCCCTCGCCGCGGCCCGCCCGGGCGACCTGGTCTTCTTCGACAACTCCTCGTCCCGTGCGGGGATCGACCACGTGGGCATCTACCTCGGCAACGGCCAGATGATCGCCGCGCCCCAGGCCGGCGAGACGGTCAAGGTGCAGGCGGTCGGCACCCCCACGGTGATCCGCCGGGTGCTCGCCGAGCCGACGGGTGCCACGGCGGCGCCGGCGGGCGGCGGCACGCTGGCCGGGGTGCCCTACGCCGACCTGTTCACGCGCGCCGCGAGCAAGCACGGCATCGACGCACCGCTGCTCGCCGCTGTCGCCCAGCAGGAGTCCGGCTTCAACTCCTCGGCCGTCTCCCCGGCCGGCGCGCAGGGCCTGATGCAGTTCATGCCGGCGACCGCCCGGGGCCTGGGCGTCGACCCGCTCGACCCCGCCTCGGCGATCGACGGGGCCGCGACGTACCTCAGCAGCCTGACCCGGCAGTTCGGCTCCACCGAGCTGGCCCTGGCGGCGTACAACTCCGGCCCCGGCACGGTCAGCCGCTACGGGGGCATCCCGCCCTACCCGGAGACCGAGAACTACGTCCGCTCCGTGATGAGCAAGGCAGAGGCCTACCGATGA
- a CDS encoding flagellar FliJ family protein has protein sequence MAAADREGRMKHVAFRLQPVLQLRRTEERAAAAAAAAAASVAADADRRATEHETALTAAVLPPSLPAGSFVAAMVLLRTAATDAADARALATAQAEQAEAVRAEWTAAAQRTKGLERLAERHRAALQHAADVAEERATDDLVTGRAGRCTDTTRGTAWTE, from the coding sequence GTGGCTGCAGCGGATCGTGAGGGGCGGATGAAGCACGTGGCCTTCCGGTTGCAGCCGGTGCTCCAGCTGCGCCGCACCGAGGAGCGCGCCGCGGCAGCCGCGGCCGCCGCGGCCGCGAGCGTGGCCGCCGACGCCGACCGGCGGGCCACCGAGCACGAGACGGCCCTGACCGCCGCGGTGCTGCCGCCGTCGCTCCCGGCCGGCTCCTTCGTCGCGGCCATGGTGCTGCTGCGCACGGCCGCCACCGACGCCGCCGACGCCCGGGCGCTGGCCACGGCGCAGGCCGAGCAGGCCGAGGCCGTGCGCGCGGAGTGGACCGCCGCCGCCCAGCGCACCAAGGGGCTGGAACGCCTCGCCGAGCGCCACCGCGCCGCCCTGCAGCACGCCGCCGACGTCGCCGAGGAGCGCGCCACCGACGACCTGGTCACCGGCCGGGCGGGCCGGTGCACCGACACCACGAGGGGGACGGCATGGACGGAGTGA
- a CDS encoding FliI/YscN family ATPase, translating to MSVSPAVLERARAAARPQVTGTVTGAMGLTLSVDGVSAAVGDLVEIDPAGRPLLAEVVAVGRDRLTCMPLGGLSGVHAGAPVRATGRPLQVPVGEALLGRVLDGLGRPVDGGPPLGSRVSWVDLETQTPHALSRARVQEPLTFGVRALDTLVPCGKGQRLGIFAGSGVGKSSLLAQITRGTDADVRVIGLIGERGREVREFIEENLGPEGMARTVVVVATSDEPPLVRLKAAFVATRIAEAFRDEGRDVLLLMDSITRTAMAQREVGLSAGEPPATRGYPPSVFAMMPQLLEKAGTGATGSITGLYTVLVEGDDHNEPIADTARSILDGHIVLTRKLATTGHFPAIDVLESISRVAGAVVPPAQMADAREIRRLMGALRDVRELIEIGAYQAGSDPLVDRARQLAPGIDAFLQQPLGESTSPAEAWAWLQRIVRGG from the coding sequence GTGAGCGTCTCCCCCGCGGTCCTCGAGCGCGCCCGCGCCGCCGCCCGCCCGCAGGTGACCGGCACCGTCACCGGCGCCATGGGCCTGACCCTCAGCGTCGACGGCGTCAGCGCCGCCGTCGGCGACCTGGTCGAGATCGACCCCGCCGGCCGTCCGCTGCTGGCCGAGGTCGTCGCCGTCGGCCGGGACCGGCTCACCTGCATGCCGCTCGGCGGGCTCTCCGGCGTGCACGCCGGCGCGCCGGTGCGCGCCACCGGTCGCCCGCTGCAGGTGCCGGTGGGCGAGGCGCTGCTCGGCCGCGTCCTGGACGGCCTGGGCCGGCCGGTGGACGGCGGTCCGCCGCTGGGCAGCCGGGTGTCCTGGGTCGACCTGGAGACGCAGACCCCGCACGCGCTCTCCCGCGCCCGCGTGCAGGAGCCGCTCACCTTCGGCGTCCGCGCGCTGGACACCCTGGTCCCCTGCGGCAAGGGCCAGCGCCTCGGCATCTTCGCCGGCTCGGGCGTCGGCAAGTCCAGCCTGCTCGCCCAGATCACCCGCGGGACCGACGCCGACGTCCGGGTCATCGGGCTGATCGGCGAGCGTGGCCGCGAGGTGCGCGAGTTCATCGAGGAGAACCTCGGCCCGGAGGGCATGGCCCGCACGGTCGTCGTCGTCGCCACCTCGGACGAGCCGCCGCTGGTGCGGCTGAAGGCCGCCTTCGTCGCCACCCGCATCGCTGAGGCGTTCCGCGACGAGGGCCGCGACGTGCTGCTGCTGATGGACTCCATCACCCGCACGGCGATGGCCCAGCGCGAGGTCGGGCTCTCCGCCGGGGAGCCGCCCGCGACCCGGGGCTACCCGCCGAGCGTCTTCGCGATGATGCCGCAGCTGCTGGAGAAGGCCGGCACCGGCGCGACCGGCTCGATCACCGGTCTCTACACCGTCCTGGTCGAGGGCGACGACCACAACGAGCCGATCGCCGACACCGCCCGCTCGATCCTCGACGGGCACATCGTGCTCACCCGCAAGCTGGCCACGACCGGGCACTTCCCCGCCATCGACGTGCTGGAGTCGATCTCCCGCGTCGCCGGCGCCGTGGTGCCGCCGGCGCAGATGGCCGACGCCCGGGAGATCCGCCGGCTCATGGGGGCGCTGCGCGACGTCCGCGAGCTCATCGAGATCGGCGCCTACCAGGCCGGCAGCGACCCGCTGGTCGACCGTGCCCGGCAGCTGGCGCCCGGCATCGACGCGTTCCTGCAGCAGCCGCTGGGCGAGTCGACCTCGCCGGCCGAGGCGTGGGCGTGGCTGCAGCGGATCGTGAGGGGCGGATGA
- a CDS encoding FliH/SctL family protein: MSSSRDDAPGGHRPPREGAILRGGSAALARPYREVAAERGTAAAVPTARTAAPVTAVAAAPSPAIPFQPSPVERRTRVRRAEDQPVAGSKPSFRLGDVYAEELARLRAQARTEGFAAGHAEGLLAADAVVAEAERAAEQRLAEVQARWERRLVSATAALGAAARQLEETVRPVADDIRDSIVGTVLTLVEEILGRELALATDPVMDAVRRALSFCPADAPTVVRLHPDDLAEVPADALAELPDSVRVVADLAVERAGAIAESGPRRIDAQLGTALARVQAVLGS; this comes from the coding sequence ATGAGTTCGTCGCGTGACGACGCCCCCGGCGGCCACCGGCCTCCCCGGGAGGGCGCCATCCTGCGCGGTGGCTCCGCCGCGCTCGCCCGTCCCTACCGGGAGGTCGCGGCCGAGCGCGGTACCGCCGCGGCCGTGCCCACGGCTCGGACGGCGGCACCGGTGACCGCGGTGGCCGCGGCCCCCTCCCCCGCCATCCCGTTCCAGCCCTCGCCGGTCGAGCGCCGGACGCGCGTGCGCCGCGCCGAGGACCAGCCGGTCGCCGGCAGCAAGCCGTCGTTCCGGCTCGGCGACGTCTACGCCGAGGAGCTCGCCCGGCTGCGGGCGCAGGCCCGCACCGAGGGCTTCGCCGCCGGTCACGCCGAGGGCCTGCTGGCCGCGGACGCCGTCGTCGCCGAGGCCGAGCGCGCCGCCGAGCAACGGCTCGCCGAGGTCCAGGCGCGGTGGGAGCGCCGCCTGGTGTCCGCGACCGCCGCGCTGGGCGCGGCGGCCCGGCAGCTGGAGGAGACCGTCCGCCCGGTGGCCGACGACATCCGCGACTCGATCGTCGGCACGGTGCTGACCCTGGTCGAGGAGATCCTCGGCCGGGAGCTGGCCCTGGCGACCGACCCGGTCATGGACGCCGTCCGCCGGGCGCTGTCCTTCTGCCCCGCCGACGCGCCGACGGTCGTGCGCCTGCACCCCGACGACCTGGCCGAGGTGCCCGCCGACGCGCTCGCGGAGCTGCCGGACAGCGTGCGCGTCGTCGCCGACCTGGCCGTGGAGCGGGCCGGCGCGATCGCCGAGTCCGGTCCCCGCCGGATCGACGCCCAGCTGGGCACGGCGCTGGCCCGCGTGCAGGCGGTGCTCGGCTCGTGA
- the fliG gene encoding flagellar motor switch protein FliG translates to MTLASIPTVPGAAVAVPPRPEMPGLRKAAVFLAQMTKEEAGVLLAQLRPREVEALTRELMKLGSVELDDVDGVMREFHHLMTAQQFIGRGGVEFAREILAAGLGQDQAEGILSRLNVVYTEVPFASLRNADVRQLVTFLKDEHPQVTALVLAHLTAAQSAEVLTGFAPEQQAEVAHRIATMDRTSPEMVRLVEEELGRRMGSILAHQDMTTVGGVETLVEIINRSPRPTERSILEWLDTSDPELAEAVRAQMFVFEDIVTIDDRSLQLVLREVEANDLATALKGVRPDVQDKIKRNLSERAAENLTEEIELLGPVRTRTVEEAQAKVVAVIRTLEEQGVLTISRGGDDEFVA, encoded by the coding sequence ATGACCCTCGCGAGCATCCCGACGGTGCCCGGCGCGGCCGTCGCCGTCCCCCCGCGGCCGGAGATGCCCGGCCTGCGCAAGGCCGCCGTCTTCCTCGCCCAGATGACCAAGGAGGAGGCCGGCGTCCTGCTCGCCCAGCTGCGCCCCCGCGAGGTCGAGGCGCTCACCCGCGAGCTGATGAAGCTCGGCTCGGTGGAGCTCGACGACGTCGACGGCGTCATGCGCGAGTTCCACCACCTGATGACCGCGCAGCAGTTCATCGGCCGCGGCGGCGTCGAGTTCGCCCGCGAGATCCTCGCCGCGGGCCTGGGCCAGGACCAGGCCGAGGGCATCCTGTCCCGGCTCAACGTCGTCTACACCGAGGTGCCGTTCGCCTCGCTGCGCAACGCCGACGTCCGCCAGCTGGTCACCTTCCTCAAGGACGAGCACCCGCAGGTCACCGCGCTGGTGCTCGCCCACCTGACGGCCGCCCAGTCCGCCGAGGTGCTCACCGGCTTCGCGCCGGAGCAGCAGGCCGAGGTCGCCCACCGCATCGCCACCATGGACCGCACGTCACCGGAGATGGTGCGGCTGGTGGAGGAGGAGCTCGGCCGCCGGATGGGCTCGATCCTGGCGCACCAGGACATGACCACCGTGGGCGGTGTCGAGACCCTCGTCGAGATCATCAACCGTTCCCCGCGGCCGACCGAGCGCTCCATCCTCGAGTGGCTGGACACCAGCGACCCCGAGCTGGCTGAGGCCGTCCGGGCGCAGATGTTCGTCTTCGAGGACATCGTCACCATCGACGACCGCTCCCTGCAGCTGGTGCTGCGCGAGGTGGAGGCCAACGACCTGGCCACCGCGCTCAAGGGCGTGCGGCCCGACGTCCAGGACAAGATCAAGCGGAACCTCTCCGAGCGCGCCGCCGAGAACCTCACCGAGGAGATCGAGCTGCTCGGCCCGGTGCGCACCCGCACCGTCGAGGAGGCGCAGGCCAAGGTCGTCGCGGTCATCCGCACCCTCGAGGAGCAGGGCGTCCTGACCATCAGCCGCGGCGGGGACGATGAGTTCGTCGCGTGA
- the fliF gene encoding flagellar basal-body MS-ring/collar protein FliF has protein sequence MQSALAGTLERARSTMDTISLGQRVVIGLLLAGLALGGVFFYSWITTPTQAPLFSNLAAADASAIVDELNAQGIAYELSDGGGTIMVAKDAVYDLRLSMSGKGLPAGQDTGYALLDEQGITTSEFQQQVTYQRALEGELANTLKALAGVNSAVVHVALPEDEVFVSDKAEPTASVLLDLTPGTTLSGEQIQAVTNLVSASIRDMDPDQVTVADSTGQVLSAAGTGVTAAAGDARSQVEQEYENRLSASAQKILDSVVGPGRSVVSVRADVDLSERSTTSKTYTFDEGTPPISEQITTEEYTGGGAPVGGVLGPENMPDAAEVVGGGDSTYNKESTTANNAVGETTEVVQGAPGELNRLTVSVVMDDAVAGNLNQQQMTQLMVTAVGLDEARGDDITVASLPFDATAAENAAAAMEAAREAEASEQMWSMIRTGGIAAGIALVVLVVWLRSRRQVEDEEDYEPLELDDDVLAELDRLRVASTRHEIEPDEAVLELEAVQRAKVRGEISTMVSERPDEVAAMLRGWLSETKP, from the coding sequence ATGCAGTCCGCGCTCGCCGGGACGCTCGAGCGTGCCCGCTCCACGATGGACACGATCAGTCTCGGGCAGAGGGTCGTCATCGGTCTGCTGCTCGCCGGGCTGGCCCTCGGCGGGGTCTTCTTCTACAGCTGGATCACCACGCCCACCCAGGCCCCGCTGTTCTCCAACCTCGCCGCCGCCGACGCCTCGGCGATCGTCGACGAGCTCAACGCCCAGGGCATCGCCTACGAGCTGTCCGACGGCGGCGGCACGATCATGGTCGCCAAGGACGCCGTCTACGACCTGCGGCTGAGCATGAGCGGCAAGGGCCTGCCCGCCGGCCAGGACACCGGCTACGCGCTGCTCGACGAGCAGGGCATCACCACCAGCGAGTTCCAGCAGCAGGTCACCTACCAGCGCGCCCTGGAGGGCGAGCTGGCCAACACGCTGAAGGCGCTGGCGGGCGTCAACTCCGCCGTCGTGCACGTCGCCCTGCCCGAGGACGAGGTCTTCGTGAGCGACAAGGCCGAGCCGACCGCATCGGTCCTGCTCGACCTGACGCCGGGCACCACCCTCTCCGGCGAGCAGATCCAGGCGGTCACCAACCTGGTCTCCGCCAGCATCCGAGACATGGACCCCGACCAGGTCACCGTCGCCGACTCGACCGGTCAGGTCCTCTCGGCCGCCGGCACGGGCGTGACCGCCGCCGCCGGCGACGCCCGCTCGCAGGTGGAGCAGGAGTACGAGAACCGCCTGTCGGCCAGCGCCCAGAAGATCCTCGACTCGGTCGTCGGCCCGGGCCGCTCCGTCGTCTCGGTGCGCGCCGACGTCGACCTCTCCGAGCGCAGCACCACCTCGAAGACCTACACGTTCGACGAGGGCACCCCGCCGATCTCGGAGCAGATCACCACCGAGGAGTACACCGGTGGCGGCGCCCCGGTCGGCGGCGTCCTGGGCCCGGAGAACATGCCCGACGCCGCGGAGGTCGTCGGCGGCGGCGACTCCACCTACAACAAGGAGTCCACGACGGCGAACAACGCCGTCGGGGAGACCACCGAGGTCGTGCAGGGCGCCCCCGGCGAGCTGAACCGGCTCACCGTCTCCGTCGTCATGGACGACGCGGTCGCCGGCAACCTCAACCAGCAGCAGATGACCCAGCTCATGGTCACCGCCGTCGGCCTCGACGAGGCCCGCGGCGACGACATCACGGTCGCCTCGCTGCCCTTCGACGCCACCGCCGCGGAGAACGCCGCCGCGGCGATGGAGGCGGCCCGCGAGGCCGAGGCCAGCGAGCAGATGTGGTCGATGATCCGCACCGGCGGCATCGCCGCGGGCATCGCCCTGGTGGTCCTCGTCGTCTGGCTGCGCTCGCGCCGCCAGGTCGAGGACGAGGAGGACTACGAGCCACTCGAGCTCGACGACGACGTGCTCGCCGAGCTCGACCGCCTGCGGGTGGCCAGCACCCGGCACGAGATCGAGCCCGACGAGGCCGTCCTGGAGCTGGAAGCCGTCCAACGGGCGAAGGTGCGAGGGGAGATCTCGACGATGGTCAGCGAACGTCCCGACGAGGTCGCGGCCATGCTGCGCGGCTGGCTGAGCGAGACGAAGCCATGA
- a CDS encoding flagellar hook-basal body complex protein FliE: MTIPLGGIPPVGVGAVSGVAGSTRGTPATEGADGFAAVLASTFDRLQATQSVTSDLAVQAATGDLRDVHDYMIASAESGVATEMVVTIKNQAVAAFNEIMRMQI, encoded by the coding sequence ATGACGATCCCGCTCGGCGGCATCCCGCCCGTCGGTGTCGGCGCGGTCTCCGGCGTCGCCGGCAGCACCCGCGGCACGCCCGCCACCGAGGGTGCCGACGGCTTCGCCGCCGTCCTGGCGTCCACCTTCGACAGGCTCCAGGCCACCCAGTCGGTGACCTCGGACCTGGCCGTGCAGGCCGCCACCGGCGACCTGAGGGACGTGCACGACTACATGATCGCCAGCGCTGAGTCGGGCGTGGCCACCGAGATGGTCGTGACGATCAAGAACCAGGCCGTCGCGGCGTTCAACGAGATCATGAGGATGCAGATCTGA
- a CDS encoding flagellar basal body rod C-terminal domain-containing protein — MSTFHALSISQSGLMTHRKWLDAAADNIANINTVRRTDEDAFQARLVVAQAVDYGTGEGGVRVARAEFGDPEGRLVHEPDHPLADAEGYVRYPDIDLGDQMTHMMMAQRGYQANLAVVERATNAYQAALQLGKR, encoded by the coding sequence ATGAGCACGTTCCACGCTCTGAGCATCTCCCAGTCCGGGCTGATGACGCACCGGAAGTGGCTCGACGCCGCCGCCGACAACATCGCCAACATCAATACGGTCCGGCGCACCGACGAGGACGCCTTCCAGGCGCGGCTCGTCGTCGCGCAGGCCGTGGACTACGGGACCGGCGAGGGCGGCGTGCGGGTGGCCCGCGCGGAGTTCGGCGACCCCGAGGGCCGGCTGGTCCACGAGCCCGACCACCCGCTCGCCGACGCCGAGGGCTACGTCAGGTACCCCGACATCGACCTGGGCGACCAGATGACCCACATGATGATGGCGCAGCGCGGCTACCAGGCGAACCTCGCCGTCGTCGAGCGGGCCACGAACGCCTACCAGGCGGCCCTCCAGCTCGGGAAGCGCTGA
- a CDS encoding flagellar basal body protein: MIGDATSTVLHAALAGLAKRQRVTADNIANVNTPGFLAGRTDFESSLRGAVSSGSTPAISGGTTARSLEPTNTNGNNVNLDAETVIATETGLRYQLALNALDGKYNSMRTALRTS; the protein is encoded by the coding sequence ATGATCGGCGACGCCACCTCGACGGTCCTGCACGCAGCCCTCGCCGGGCTCGCGAAGCGGCAGCGTGTCACCGCCGACAACATCGCGAACGTCAACACCCCCGGCTTCCTGGCCGGGCGCACGGATTTCGAGTCGTCGCTGCGCGGGGCCGTCAGCAGCGGGTCCACCCCGGCGATCTCGGGCGGCACCACCGCGCGCTCGCTGGAGCCGACCAACACCAACGGCAACAACGTCAACCTCGACGCGGAGACGGTCATCGCCACCGAGACCGGCCTTCGCTACCAGCTGGCGCTCAACGCGCTCGACGGGAAGTACAACTCGATGCGCACGGCACTGAGGACGTCCTGA
- the fliS gene encoding flagellar export chaperone FliS produces the protein MSATSLRARYMGDTVATASPQRILVMLYDRLALDLERAQKAVAAGERQEANEQLQHAQEIVLELLSGLQVDVWEGGPRLAALYNWLIGELVQANVKLDANRISACRQVVEPLRDAWRQAAISLATSSS, from the coding sequence GTGAGTGCCACCTCCCTCCGTGCCCGCTACATGGGGGACACCGTCGCCACCGCCTCGCCGCAGCGGATCCTCGTGATGCTCTACGACCGCCTCGCCCTGGACCTCGAGCGGGCGCAGAAGGCGGTGGCGGCTGGCGAACGCCAGGAGGCGAACGAGCAGCTGCAGCACGCTCAGGAGATCGTGCTCGAGCTGCTGTCCGGCCTGCAGGTGGACGTCTGGGAGGGCGGTCCGCGACTGGCTGCCCTCTACAACTGGCTGATCGGCGAGCTCGTCCAGGCCAACGTCAAGCTCGATGCGAATCGCATCTCGGCCTGCCGACAGGTCGTCGAGCCGCTGCGTGACGCGTGGCGGCAGGCCGCGATCAGTCTGGCGACAAGCTCGTCATGA